From the genome of Wolbachia endosymbiont (group B) of Parapoynx stratiotata, one region includes:
- the terL gene encoding phage terminase large subunit, which produces MNNINLLKFIELCFQTVVPGCEYNDYQYIKVIADRLEAASSGEVKRIIFNMPPRSMKSICVSVAWPAWILGNQPTARIIVASYSRLLSEKHSLDTRCIMQSDWYRELFPKVELCKDQNTKYKFQTVQRGCRIATSVGGTLTGEGGDFIIVDDPLSPAQALSETFRKRAANWFDQALVTRLNDRKKGVIVLVMHRLHLEDLTGHLLCKPRNIWHHVCLPIIAEDKEIIYSVNNHIPEHEQEIYSRKEGQLLYSLTEGKEEIEMIKAELGSYGFAAQYQQNPLPLSSAIIKREWLKRYKNFPDSLLHVTQSWDTAISTNNTSDFSVCTTWTKVDNTFYLLDVYRAKLEYPKLKEKVLSLAARWKPHAILIEAKASGQQLVQELRKNSDLPIIQIVPHDDKLTRFHRIVPIIESERVFLPNQAVWLSDFEYEILMFPEIRHDDQVDSTVQYLQWVRNNIARVVAIRSL; this is translated from the coding sequence ATGAACAATATAAACCTTCTCAAATTCATTGAATTATGCTTTCAAACGGTAGTGCCGGGGTGTGAGTATAATGATTATCAATATATAAAAGTCATAGCAGACAGGCTTGAAGCGGCAAGTTCAGGTGAAGTGAAAAGAATAATATTCAATATGCCGCCACGTTCAATGAAGTCCATTTGTGTAAGTGTTGCATGGCCCGCATGGATACTTGGAAATCAGCCAACTGCAAGAATAATAGTTGCAAGTTATTCTCGGTTGCTTAGCGAAAAGCACTCACTCGATACAAGGTGCATAATGCAATCTGATTGGTATAGAGAGCTATTTCCGAAAGTAGAATTATGCAAAGATCAAAACACTAAATATAAATTTCAAACAGTGCAAAGAGGATGTCGAATTGCAACATCAGTTGGAGGAACATTAACCGGTGAAGGTGGAGATTTCATTATCGTGGATGATCCATTAAGTCCCGCACAAGCTTTGAGCGAAACATTTAGAAAGCGTGCTGCAAACTGGTTTGATCAGGCTTTAGTAACCAGGCTCAACGACAGAAAAAAAGGAGTTATCGTTCTTGTGATGCACAGACTCCATTTAGAAGATTTAACTGGTCACCTCCTCTGTAAACCAAGAAACATATGGCATCATGTCTGTTTACCAATAATAGCTGAAGATAAGGAGATTATTTATTCAGTTAATAATCATATTCCAGAGCATGAACAGGAAATATACTCAAGAAAAGAAGGTCAATTGTTGTATTCCCTAACTGAAGGAAAAGAAGAAATTGAGATGATAAAAGCTGAACTTGGGAGTTATGGTTTTGCTGCTCAATACCAACAAAACCCTCTACCACTTTCAAGTGCTATAATTAAACGAGAGTGGTTGAAGCGCTATAAAAATTTTCCTGATAGCCTCTTGCATGTAACACAAAGTTGGGATACTGCAATTTCAACAAACAATACAAGTGACTTTAGTGTCTGCACTACCTGGACAAAAGTAGATAATACATTCTATTTACTCGATGTATATCGCGCAAAACTTGAATATCCAAAACTTAAAGAGAAAGTTCTATCGCTGGCTGCAAGGTGGAAGCCACACGCAATTTTAATCGAAGCAAAAGCAAGCGGTCAGCAATTGGTTCAGGAGCTCAGGAAAAACAGTGATTTACCTATTATTCAAATAGTACCACATGATGACAAATTAACTCGATTTCACCGAATTGTCCCAATTATAGAATCTGAGCGGGTTTTTCTCCCTAACCAAGCAGTATGGCTTAGCGACTTTGAGTATGAGATTTTAATGTTTCCAGAAATCCGTCACGACGATCAAGTAGACAGTACCGTGCAATATCTTCAGTGGGTGAGAAATAATATTGCTAGAGTG